DNA from Devosia yakushimensis:
CCCAGATCACCCAGTTCGGGGAATGGCGCATCCACGTCATACTGGCTGAAATCGTGGTGGTCGAAGAAGCGGCCGAGATAGGCCAGGGCTTCCCCGATATTCACCAGGTCGCGGATTTCCCCATATTTGCGCTCGGCCTCCGCCTCGGTCGAGCCGATAATGGGCCCGATGCCCGGCAAGACCTTGATGGCATCGGCGCCCCGGCCATGCGCCACCGCGCTCTGCTTGAGCTTGCTGGTGAGCTCGCGATTTTCGGCAATCGAGGCCGAATTGGCAAATACCGCATCAGCATGGCGCCCCGCCAATTCGATCCCGGCATCGGAACCACCGGCCTGGAACAGCACTGTCTGACCCTGCGGCGAGCGCTGGATGTTGAGTGGCCCCTCGGCGGAATGAAACTTGCCCTTGAAGTTGAGCCGGTGCAGCTTGCTGAAGTCGGCAAACTGGCCCGTGCTGCGATCTCGCAGGAAGGCGTCGTCGTCCCAGCTGTCCCACAATCCCTTGACGATCTCGATATGCTCGGCGGCAATTTCGTAGCGCAAGGCATGATCGGGGTGGCTGGCGCGACCGTAATTCTTGGCCGAGCCTTCGAGCGGCGACGTCACCGCATTCCAGCCGGCCCTGCCCTTGCTGAGCAGGTCGATGGACGCAAACTGCCGCGCCACGGTAAACGGATCGCTATAGGAGGTGGATAGTGTCCCTACCAGGCCGATCTTGCTGGTTACCGCGGTCAGCGCCGACAGCAGCGCGATGGGCTCGAAACGGTTGAGGAAGTGCGGGATCGACTGTTCATTGATGTAAAGGCCATCAGCAACGAAGGCG
Protein-coding regions in this window:
- a CDS encoding LLM class flavin-dependent oxidoreductase, whose protein sequence is MSQKRIPFGIMLHGPGGHMNAWKHPSVPADASVNFDFILETARRAEAAGIAFAFVADGLYINEQSIPHFLNRFEPIALLSALTAVTSKIGLVGTLSTSYSDPFTVARQFASIDLLSKGRAGWNAVTSPLEGSAKNYGRASHPDHALRYEIAAEHIEIVKGLWDSWDDDAFLRDRSTGQFADFSKLHRLNFKGKFHSAEGPLNIQRSPQGQTVLFQAGGSDAGIELAGRHADAVFANSASIAENRELTSKLKQSAVAHGRGADAIKVLPGIGPIIGSTEAEAERKYGEIRDLVNIGEALAYLGRFFDHHDFSQYDVDAPFPELGDLGQNNFRSGTDRIKRIAREKGLTLREVALDSATPRSEFIGTPEQVADRIEEWVDSGASDGFVLGFPVQGQGLEDFDTLVLPILEQRGRHSREQVGSTLRDHLGLPFRESRYALADTKAAG